In Zingiber officinale cultivar Zhangliang chromosome 3B, Zo_v1.1, whole genome shotgun sequence, a single window of DNA contains:
- the LOC122055748 gene encoding GTP cyclohydrolase 1-like — translation MGALDSGCFEVDLEDGVGWEEEEKENEATDQAASENEPDADADSMRSIEEAVKVLLQGLGEDHQREGLRRTPQRVAKAFRGGTRGYKQNVKDIVQDALFPEAGLNLGIGHGGGAGGLVVVRDINLFSYCESCLLPFSIKCHVGYIPSGGRVVGLSKLSRAADVFARRLQEPKRLASEICAALHSSIKPAGVAVALQCRHMKLPEDHSSDIDSTHSTLLVSSRSGDFKEEKSSLWDDFSFLLRLRGVVIEREDTNNSHVYPWCPLRSPELPQSNGHCVRNTKNGKISSRTAVSQSQASMVTAVASILRSLGADPLRKELVGTPCRYVEWLLNFKSSNRDFDCGAKEGNVDGTSEMQTALNIPFFSLCEHHLLPFHGVVHIGYLIERGTTPIDRSALRSMVHFFSRKLQVQERLTRQIVEAVHSNFNGGAMVVVEARHNCMISRGIEKVGSNTATTAVLGRFSSDSKVKALFLQTIASNASSAV, via the exons ATGGGCGCGCTCGACTCCGGCTGCTTTGAGGTCGATCTCGAAGACGGAGTCGGatgggaggaggaggagaaggagaacgaGGCGACGGATCAAGCGGCATCGGAGAACGAACCAGATGCAGACGCCGACAGCATGCGGTCGATCGAGGAGGCCGTGAAGGTGCTGCTGCAGGGCCTCGGAGAGGACCACCAGCGGGAGGGCCTCCGGAGGACGCCGCAGCGCGTAGCCAAGGCGTTCCGTGGCGGAACCAGAG GTTACAAACAAAATGTGAAGGACATTGTGCAGGATGCTTTGTTTCCTGAAGCCGGACTGAATTTGGGAATCGGTCATGGAGGAGGAGCCGGTGGACTGGTGGTTGTTCGCGACATCAACTTGTTCTCATACTGCGAGTCTTGCTTGCTTCCCTTCAGCATCAAGTGCCATGTCGGTTACATTCCTTCTGGAGGGCGCGTCGTTGGCCTAAGTAAGCTCTCGCGCGCCGCAGATGTATTCGCGAGGAGGCTTCAGGAACCTAAAAGACTCGCAAGTGAAATCTGTGCGGCATTGCATAGCAGCATTAAACCAGCTGGTGTGGCTGTTGCTCTTCAATGTCGCCACATGAAGCTGCCCGAAGACCATTCAAGTGATATTGATTCTACTCATTCAACCCTATTAGTTTCTTCAAGGTCTGGAGATTTTAAAGAAGAGAAAAGCTCTTTGTGGGATGATTTCTCATTTCTTCTGAGACTAAGGGGTGTAGTCATCGAAAGAGAAGATACAAACAATTCTCATGTTTATCCTTGGTGCCCCTTAAGGTCTCCGGAGCTGCCTCAGTCGAATGGACATTGCGTGAGAAACACCAAAAATGGAAAGATTTCTTCCAGGACAGCAGTTTCACAGTCACAAGCTTCTATGGTGACTGCAGTAGCTTCAATTCTCCGGTCCCTCGGTGCAGATCCTTTGAGGAAAGAACTCGTGGGCACTCCGTGCCGTTATGTTGAATGGCTTCTGAATTTTAAGAGCTCTAACCGCGACTTTGATTGTGGTGCGAAAGAAGGAAATGTTGATGGCACGAGCGAGATGCAGACGGCACTAAACATTCCTTTCTTCTCACTTTGTGAGCACCACCTCTTACCGTTTCATGGTGTGGTGCACATTGGATACTTGATCGAACGAGGAACTACTCCTATCGATCGGTCAGCTCTGCGATCAATGGTTCATTTCTTTTCCCGCAAGCTCCAAGTGCAAGAGAGGTTAACCAGACAGATAGTAGAAGCGGTGCATTCTAACTTCAATGGTGGAGCAATGGTCGTAGTAGAAGCCCGGCATAACTGCATGATATCGAGAGGGATCGAGAAAGTAGGGAGCAACACGGCTACTACGGCTGTTCTGGGCCGGTTTTCTAGCGATTCGAAGGTGAAGGCTCTATTTTTGCAGACAATCGCGAGCAATGCTTCGTCTGCGGTTTGA